The following are encoded together in the Pleurocapsa sp. FMAR1 genome:
- a CDS encoding glycosyltransferase — translation MRIAFILDQFPSLSETFILGQITGLIDRGHEVNIYCDRPGNISQIHAEIEEYKLLERTYQTTIPINLFVRLFKAILLFCLNFFKAPRILLRAINFIKYNRSDYGDPAGFLKPFYLALPWLNKSPYDVILCHYGRNGLKACLFKDLGITQAKIVVAFHGFDISCYLNLHGKDIYQRLFEQVDLLQPISQHWQKKLIDLGCNPAKVKIHHMGVDCHKFQYIENQNDSAICLVSIARLVEKKGLQYSIQAVAQLIPRYPNLQYKIVGDGVLKAELQHLIESLQVADNIKLLGWKKQQEVAAIINHANLVLAPSVTSRDGDCEGIPVSLMESMAKGLPAISTYHSGIPELVEDSVSGYLLPERDINLLASKIEHLITNPTLRVNMGQKGRQKVLQDYNIDLLNDRLIEILQQLISAKTELWLGLSSA, via the coding sequence ATGAGAATTGCGTTTATATTAGATCAATTTCCCAGCTTATCCGAGACTTTTATCTTAGGGCAAATTACGGGTTTAATCGATCGCGGTCATGAAGTAAATATATATTGCGATCGCCCTGGAAATATTAGCCAAATACACGCCGAAATAGAGGAATATAAGCTTTTAGAACGCACTTACCAGACAACTATTCCCATAAACTTATTTGTACGCCTTTTTAAGGCAATTCTCTTATTTTGTTTAAATTTCTTTAAAGCTCCTAGAATTTTGCTGCGAGCGATTAATTTTATTAAATATAATCGTTCTGATTATGGAGATCCAGCAGGTTTTTTAAAGCCTTTTTATCTGGCTCTTCCTTGGCTGAATAAATCACCCTACGATGTTATTCTTTGTCATTATGGACGTAATGGTTTAAAAGCTTGTTTATTTAAGGATTTAGGCATAACTCAGGCAAAAATTGTAGTAGCTTTTCATGGCTTCGACATTTCTTGCTATCTAAATCTACATGGAAAAGATATTTACCAACGTCTTTTTGAACAGGTAGATTTACTTCAGCCAATTAGTCAACACTGGCAAAAAAAGCTAATCGATCTTGGATGTAATCCAGCAAAAGTAAAGATACATCATATGGGAGTTGACTGTCATAAATTTCAGTATATTGAAAATCAAAATGATTCTGCGATTTGTTTAGTTAGTATTGCTCGCCTAGTAGAAAAAAAAGGTTTGCAATACAGTATTCAAGCAGTGGCTCAATTAATTCCTCGCTATCCTAATTTGCAATATAAAATTGTAGGTGATGGAGTTTTAAAAGCAGAATTACAGCATTTAATTGAGAGTTTGCAGGTTGCTGACAACATCAAACTACTTGGCTGGAAAAAACAACAGGAGGTTGCAGCTATTATTAATCATGCTAATTTAGTTTTAGCTCCAAGTGTTACTAGCCGTGATGGTGATTGCGAAGGTATTCCTGTATCTTTGATGGAATCTATGGCAAAGGGTCTACCCGCAATTAGCACCTATCATAGCGGCATTCCTGAATTGGTTGAAGACAGTGTGTCAGGATATTTGCTACCAGAACGAGATATTAACCTATTAGCTAGTAAGATAGAGCATCTAATTACTAATCCTACCCTCAGAGTTAATATGGGTCAAAAAGGTCGTCAAAAAGTTCTCCAGGACTACAATATTGACTTACTTAACGATCGCCTGATAGAAATTTTACAGCAGCTTATTT
- a CDS encoding class I SAM-dependent methyltransferase, protein MTSSTEVKEFYDNFTNTRMLQYKLYGNLRLEKAIELITNYLTPNSNVLDLGCGIGIVPEQVASKLDNGKVLACDLGENNIKYAQQTVKSDNVEFLNVNIIENFTEICHKLSFPIDLVTMVDVIEHLPPESYGQLFSNLSQVTSDRAKLILTYPSPEYQLYLQQHDPQELQILDEVIEIKTLMQFALQSGFNLEYFSYIDVWKQNQYIHCVFSKERACKPVAEASLLGKIKIKIRAYKSKLLLPFLKLKYIARANK, encoded by the coding sequence TTATGATAATTTTACTAATACCAGAATGCTGCAATACAAGCTGTATGGTAATTTGCGTCTTGAAAAAGCAATTGAGTTAATTACCAATTATTTAACTCCTAATAGTAACGTTCTCGATCTTGGCTGTGGCATTGGTATTGTCCCCGAACAAGTAGCTAGTAAGTTAGATAACGGTAAAGTTTTGGCTTGTGATTTGGGAGAAAATAATATTAAATATGCTCAACAGACTGTTAAGTCAGATAATGTTGAGTTTTTGAACGTTAATATTATTGAAAACTTTACAGAAATTTGTCATAAATTGTCTTTTCCAATCGACCTAGTAACTATGGTCGATGTAATTGAACATTTACCGCCTGAGAGCTATGGTCAACTATTTAGTAATCTAAGTCAAGTAACAAGCGATCGCGCTAAACTAATTTTGACTTATCCCAGTCCTGAATACCAGCTTTATTTACAACAGCACGATCCTCAAGAATTGCAAATTCTTGATGAGGTTATTGAAATTAAAACTTTGATGCAGTTTGCTTTGCAATCTGGATTTAATTTAGAATACTTTTCTTATATTGATGTTTGGAAACAAAATCAATACATTCACTGTGTATTTAGCAAAGAGAGAGCCTGTAAGCCCGTTGCCGAAGCCAGTTTGTTAGGCAAAATTAAAATTAAAATTAGAGCCTATAAATCGAAATTATTGTTACCTTTCTTAAAACTAAAATATATTGCTCGAGCTAATAAATAA